In Herbaspirillum seropedicae, a single window of DNA contains:
- the cyoD gene encoding cytochrome o ubiquinol oxidase subunit IV, with translation MSRGHQEHPARPMGHHDDHDHGHGHGDHAAHGTMKDYVTGFVLAVILTAIPFWLVMNKSISSSATMGIVLLALAAVQIVVHIKYFLHMNGKSEGGWNMLAMIFTIVIVVITLAGSLWVMYHLNHNMMPTMSPENMPTETVPQSMQGMQGMQHSAPQSK, from the coding sequence ATGAGCCGCGGCCACCAAGAACACCCGGCCCGACCGATGGGCCACCACGACGACCATGACCACGGTCATGGTCATGGCGACCACGCCGCCCACGGCACGATGAAGGATTACGTCACCGGCTTCGTGCTGGCCGTGATCCTCACCGCGATCCCGTTCTGGCTGGTGATGAACAAGTCCATCTCCAGCTCGGCGACCATGGGCATCGTGCTGCTGGCCTTGGCGGCCGTGCAGATCGTGGTCCACATCAAGTACTTCCTGCACATGAACGGCAAGTCCGAAGGCGGCTGGAACATGCTGGCGATGATCTTTACCATCGTCATCGTGGTCATCACGCTGGCCGGTTCGCTGTGGGTCATGTACCACCTGAACCACAACATGATGCCGACCATGTCGCCGGAAAACATGCCCACCGAGACGGTTCCCCAGTCGATGCAGGGCATGCAGGGTATGCAACATAGCGCGCCCCAATCGAAATGA
- the cyoC gene encoding cytochrome o ubiquinol oxidase subunit III, protein MSEAINHTADATPSSRYFVRHHHPENGTLLGFWIYLMSDCLIFACLFACYAVLGRNYAGGPTGAELFDLPLVALNTALLLLSSITYGFAMLAMQAKKQQNTIFWLIITGLLGAGFIYFELYEFLHLIHEGAGPTRSGFLTSFFALVGTHGLHVTFGIIWLVVLLFQINKHGLTEANGRRLMCLSMFWHFLDVVWIGVFTFVYLMGVLP, encoded by the coding sequence ATGTCTGAAGCAATCAACCACACGGCCGACGCGACGCCTAGCTCGCGCTATTTCGTCCGCCATCACCATCCGGAGAACGGCACCCTGCTGGGCTTCTGGATCTACCTGATGAGCGATTGCCTGATCTTCGCCTGCCTGTTTGCGTGCTACGCCGTGCTGGGCCGCAACTATGCAGGCGGTCCGACCGGCGCCGAGCTGTTCGACCTGCCGCTGGTGGCGCTGAACACCGCGCTGCTGCTGCTGTCGTCGATCACCTACGGTTTCGCCATGCTGGCCATGCAGGCCAAGAAGCAGCAGAACACCATCTTCTGGCTGATCATCACTGGTCTGCTGGGCGCTGGCTTCATCTACTTCGAACTCTATGAGTTCCTGCACCTGATCCACGAAGGCGCGGGCCCGACCCGTAGCGGCTTCCTGACCTCGTTCTTCGCGCTGGTCGGCACCCACGGTCTGCACGTGACCTTCGGCATCATCTGGCTGGTCGTGCTGCTGTTCCAGATCAACAAGCATGGTCTGACCGAAGCCAACGGCCGTCGCCTGATGTGCCTGTCCATGTTCTGGCACTTCCTGGACGTGGTCTGGATCGGCGTCTTCACCTTTGTCTATCTGATGGGAGTCCTGCCATGA
- the cyoB gene encoding cytochrome o ubiquinol oxidase subunit I, whose amino-acid sequence MSDNFDLIKLIFGRLSLEAIPYHEPILIGTFAMVALGGIVVLGLLTKYRLWGMLWRDWFTSIDHKRIGIMYIVLAIVMLLRGFADAVMMRAQQAIAFGDNAGFLPPHHYDQVFTAHGVIMIFFVAMPLVTGLMNYVVPLQIGARDVAFPFLNNFSFWMTTFGALLVMASLFVGEFARTGWLAYPPLSGILYSPDVGVDYYIWALQVAGVGTLLSGINLVVTIVKMRAPGMNMMKMPVFTWTSLCTNVLIVAAFPVLTAVLAMLSLDRVFGTNFFTNDMGGNAMMYVNLIWIWGHPEVYILVLPAFGIFSEIVSTFSGKRLFGYTSMVYATVVITILSYLVWLHHFFTMGSGASVNSFFGITTMIISIPTGAKIFNWLFTMYRGRIRFEVPMLWTIGFMVTFVIGGMTGVLLAVPPADFVLHNSLFLIAHFHNVIIGGVVFGMFAGINFWFPKAFGFKLNEFWGKCSFWFWLVGFYLAFMPLYVLGLMGVTRRMSHFDDPSLQIWFVVAAIGAGLIALGIGSFIIQIAVSIRDRKKLADVTGDPWNGRTLEWSTSSPPPAYNFAFTPVVHDNDAWADMKKNKYQRPLGDFVEIHMPKNTGAGFIIAALSAVLGFTLIWHMWLPAVATFVVLVAATIIHTFNYNRDYYIPADEVVRVEAERTRLLNSHV is encoded by the coding sequence ATGTCTGACAATTTTGACCTGATAAAGCTGATCTTCGGTCGCCTCAGTCTGGAAGCGATTCCATACCATGAGCCGATCCTGATCGGTACCTTCGCCATGGTGGCGCTGGGCGGCATAGTGGTACTGGGCCTGCTCACCAAATATCGCCTGTGGGGCATGCTCTGGCGCGACTGGTTCACCAGTATCGACCACAAGCGCATCGGCATCATGTACATCGTGCTGGCCATCGTCATGCTGCTGCGTGGCTTTGCCGACGCGGTGATGATGCGCGCGCAGCAGGCCATCGCCTTCGGCGACAACGCCGGCTTCCTGCCGCCGCACCACTATGACCAGGTGTTCACCGCCCACGGCGTGATCATGATCTTCTTCGTGGCCATGCCCCTGGTGACCGGTCTGATGAACTACGTCGTGCCCCTGCAGATCGGTGCGCGCGACGTGGCCTTCCCGTTCCTGAACAACTTCAGCTTCTGGATGACCACCTTCGGCGCACTGCTGGTGATGGCCTCGCTGTTCGTGGGCGAATTCGCCCGCACCGGCTGGCTGGCCTACCCGCCGCTGTCGGGCATCCTGTACAGCCCTGACGTGGGGGTGGACTACTACATCTGGGCCTTGCAGGTGGCCGGGGTAGGGACATTGCTATCAGGGATCAACCTGGTGGTGACCATCGTCAAGATGCGCGCCCCGGGCATGAACATGATGAAGATGCCGGTCTTCACCTGGACCTCGCTGTGCACCAACGTCCTGATCGTGGCGGCCTTCCCGGTGCTGACCGCCGTGCTGGCCATGCTGTCCCTGGACCGCGTCTTCGGCACCAACTTCTTCACCAACGACATGGGCGGCAACGCCATGATGTACGTGAACCTGATCTGGATCTGGGGCCACCCCGAGGTCTACATCCTGGTGCTGCCGGCCTTCGGCATCTTCTCTGAAATCGTCTCGACCTTCAGCGGCAAGCGCCTGTTCGGCTACACCTCCATGGTCTACGCGACCGTGGTGATCACCATCCTGTCCTACCTGGTGTGGCTGCACCACTTCTTCACCATGGGTTCGGGCGCCAGCGTGAACTCGTTCTTCGGCATCACCACGATGATCATCTCGATCCCGACCGGCGCCAAGATCTTCAACTGGCTCTTCACGATGTACCGTGGCCGCATCCGCTTCGAAGTCCCCATGCTGTGGACCATCGGCTTCATGGTGACCTTCGTCATCGGCGGCATGACCGGCGTGCTGCTGGCCGTTCCCCCGGCTGACTTCGTGCTGCACAACTCGCTGTTCCTGATCGCCCACTTCCACAACGTCATCATCGGCGGCGTGGTGTTCGGCATGTTCGCCGGCATCAACTTCTGGTTCCCGAAGGCCTTCGGCTTCAAGCTCAATGAGTTCTGGGGCAAGTGCTCGTTCTGGTTCTGGCTGGTCGGTTTCTACCTGGCCTTCATGCCTCTGTACGTGCTGGGCCTGATGGGCGTGACCCGCCGCATGAGCCACTTCGACGATCCGTCGCTGCAGATCTGGTTCGTGGTCGCCGCCATCGGCGCTGGCCTGATCGCCCTGGGCATCGGTTCCTTCATCATCCAGATCGCTGTCTCCATCCGCGACCGCAAGAAGCTGGCCGATGTGACCGGCGACCCGTGGAACGGCCGTACACTGGAATGGTCGACTTCCTCGCCGCCGCCTGCCTACAACTTCGCCTTCACCCCGGTCGTGCATGACAACGACGCCTGGGCTGACATGAAGAAGAACAAGTATCAGCGTCCGCTGGGTGATTTCGTGGAAATCCACATGCCCAAGAACACCGGTGCCGGCTTCATCATCGCTGCGCTGTCGGCAGTGCTGGGCTTCACCCTGATCTGGCACATGTGGCTGCCGGCTGTGGCGACCTTCGTTGTTCTGGTTGCCGCCACCATCATCCACACCTTTAATTACAACCGCGACTACTACATCCCGGCCGACGAAGTCGTCCGTGTCGAAGCAGAGCGCACACGTCTGTTGAATAGCCATGTCTGA
- the cyoA gene encoding ubiquinol oxidase subunit II, producing MVSQILRRGLLLLPALLLAGCNTVVMNPSGDIANQQARLIIISTALMLLIIVPVIILTLLFAWRYRKSNTSAPYEPDWDHSTRLELVIWGAPLLIIIALGLLTWITTHTLDPYRPLSRIDAERPLSPQVKPLVVEVVALDWKWLFIYPEQGIATVNELAAPVDVPIQFKITASSVMNSFYIPALAGQIYAMPGMETKLHAVINKAGEYEGFSANYSGAGFSHMRFKFHGLDQAGFDAWVQKAKAGSGKLDRAEYLKLEQPSEREPARLIGSTEPNLFHAIVNRCVAPNTVCMDKMMATDLNVKPGQQKAE from the coding sequence ATGGTTTCTCAAATCCTCCGTCGCGGACTGCTCCTGCTTCCTGCGCTTCTGTTGGCTGGGTGCAACACCGTCGTGATGAATCCCTCCGGCGACATCGCTAACCAGCAAGCGCGCCTGATCATCATCTCGACCGCGCTGATGCTGCTCATCATCGTCCCGGTGATCATCCTGACGCTGCTGTTCGCATGGCGTTATCGCAAGAGCAACACTTCCGCTCCCTATGAGCCGGATTGGGATCACTCGACCCGTCTGGAGCTGGTCATCTGGGGCGCACCCCTGCTGATCATCATCGCCTTGGGCCTGCTGACCTGGATCACCACCCACACCCTGGACCCGTACCGTCCGCTCTCGCGCATCGACGCCGAGCGCCCGCTGTCGCCCCAGGTCAAGCCGCTGGTGGTGGAAGTGGTGGCGCTGGACTGGAAGTGGCTGTTCATCTATCCGGAGCAAGGCATTGCTACCGTCAATGAGCTGGCCGCGCCGGTGGATGTGCCCATCCAGTTCAAGATCACCGCATCCAGCGTGATGAACTCGTTCTACATTCCCGCACTGGCTGGCCAGATCTACGCCATGCCGGGCATGGAAACCAAGCTGCACGCCGTCATCAACAAGGCCGGCGAGTATGAAGGCTTCTCGGCCAACTACAGCGGCGCCGGCTTCTCGCACATGCGCTTCAAGTTCCACGGCCTGGACCAGGCTGGTTTCGACGCCTGGGTGCAAAAAGCCAAGGCTGGCTCGGGCAAGCTGGACCGTGCCGAGTACCTGAAGCTGGAACAGCCGAGCGAACGTGAACCTGCCCGCTTGATCGGCAGCACCGAGCCCAATCTGTTCCACGCCATCGTGAACCGTTGCGTAGCACCCAATACGGTTTGCATGGACAAGATGATGGCCACCGACCTGAACGTGAAACCGGGCCAGCAAAAGGCCGAATGA